Proteins encoded in a region of the Thermocaproicibacter melissae genome:
- a CDS encoding acyl-CoA dehydrogenase, translated as MDFTLSKEHQLARTLFKEFAEKEIKPYAQEIDEEERFPVEALEKMRKYKFMGIPYPKEYGGAGCDTLTYEMCIEEISKVCATTATMLSAHTSLGTWPILKFGTPEQKAKYLPKLCSGEYLGAFALTEPNAGTDASAQQTRAVLEGDHYVLNGNKIFITNAGYADTYIVFAMTDKSKGNHGISAFIVEKNFPGFSVGKKEKKMGIRGSSTCELIFENCIVPKENLLGQEGKGFVIAMATLDNGRIGIAAQALGIAEGALEETIKYVKERKQFGRPLAKFQNTQFEIADMVTKVKAAQLLMYRAAVAEDTQKSYSEEAAMAKLYCASTAMDVTTRCLQLHGGYGYTREYPIERMMRDAKITEIYEGTSEVQKMVISKYALK; from the coding sequence ATGGACTTCACACTCAGTAAAGAACATCAGCTAGCCCGCACGCTCTTCAAAGAGTTTGCAGAAAAAGAAATTAAACCTTACGCACAGGAAATCGACGAAGAAGAGCGCTTCCCGGTCGAAGCGCTCGAAAAAATGCGTAAATATAAGTTCATGGGTATCCCTTACCCGAAGGAATACGGCGGCGCAGGCTGCGATACCCTTACATACGAAATGTGCATCGAAGAGATCAGCAAGGTATGCGCTACTACCGCCACCATGCTTTCCGCTCACACATCTCTTGGTACATGGCCGATTTTGAAATTCGGTACTCCTGAGCAGAAGGCTAAGTATTTGCCGAAGCTCTGCTCCGGCGAATACCTCGGCGCTTTCGCTCTCACAGAGCCGAATGCCGGCACGGACGCTTCCGCACAGCAGACGAGGGCTGTCCTCGAAGGCGACCACTATGTCCTTAACGGCAACAAGATTTTCATTACAAACGCCGGTTATGCGGATACTTACATTGTTTTCGCCATGACGGATAAGAGTAAGGGCAACCATGGTATTTCCGCGTTCATTGTAGAAAAGAATTTCCCGGGCTTCTCCGTCGGCAAGAAAGAAAAGAAAATGGGTATCCGCGGTTCTTCCACCTGCGAACTGATTTTTGAAAACTGCATTGTCCCGAAGGAAAATCTTCTCGGTCAGGAAGGCAAAGGCTTCGTTATTGCTATGGCAACGCTGGACAATGGCCGTATCGGCATTGCCGCACAGGCTCTCGGTATTGCAGAAGGCGCACTTGAAGAAACAATCAAGTACGTTAAAGAGAGAAAGCAGTTCGGCCGCCCGCTTGCGAAATTCCAGAACACCCAGTTTGAAATTGCGGACATGGTTACAAAAGTGAAGGCTGCTCAGCTTTTGATGTACCGCGCAGCTGTTGCGGAAGATACCCAGAAGTCTTATTCCGAAGAAGCAGCCATGGCAAAGCTTTACTGCGCCTCCACGGCTATGGATGTTACCACTCGCTGCTTGCAGCTCCACGGCGGTTACGGATACACGAGAGAGTATCCGATTGAGCGCATGATGCGCGACGCCAAGATTACCGAAATCTATGAGGGCACCAGCGAAGTTCAGAAGATGGTAATCTCCAAATATGCCTTGAAGTAA
- a CDS encoding electron transfer flavoprotein subunit beta/FixA family protein — MNIVVCIKQVPNTNEVRLDPKTGTLIREGVPSIINPDDKAGLEAALRLKDSQGAHVTVLTMGPPQADAALREALAMGADEAYLVTDRAFGGADTWATAHTIAAALKKLPFDLIITGRQAIDGDTAQVGPQIAENLNITNISYAEEIKVEGEYVIVKRQFEDRYHIVKAKMPCLITALSELNEPRYMTPGGIFDAYREKEVKIITRKDLDVEDTDIGLKGSPTRVVQTFTKTPKAAGTVVTNLNPQEAAEYMLEKLREKFII, encoded by the coding sequence GTGAATATAGTCGTTTGCATTAAGCAGGTTCCAAATACAAATGAAGTAAGACTCGACCCCAAAACCGGTACTCTGATCCGCGAAGGCGTGCCGAGCATTATCAACCCAGATGATAAAGCAGGTCTGGAAGCCGCTCTCCGTCTGAAAGACTCCCAGGGCGCACATGTTACCGTTCTTACCATGGGCCCGCCGCAGGCTGATGCAGCGCTCCGCGAAGCTCTGGCAATGGGCGCCGACGAAGCCTACCTCGTGACGGACCGTGCATTCGGCGGTGCCGACACATGGGCAACAGCTCACACTATTGCTGCTGCACTCAAGAAGCTTCCGTTTGACCTCATCATCACCGGCCGTCAGGCCATCGACGGTGACACCGCCCAGGTTGGCCCGCAGATTGCTGAGAACCTCAACATCACTAATATCAGCTATGCGGAAGAAATCAAGGTCGAGGGCGAGTATGTCATCGTCAAGCGCCAGTTTGAAGACCGTTACCACATTGTCAAGGCAAAAATGCCTTGCCTGATCACCGCACTGAGCGAGCTCAACGAGCCGCGCTACATGACTCCGGGCGGAATCTTTGACGCGTACCGTGAAAAAGAAGTCAAGATCATCACCCGCAAGGATCTCGACGTTGAGGATACAGACATCGGTCTGAAAGGTTCTCCGACCCGCGTTGTTCAGACCTTCACCAAGACCCCGAAGGCTGCCGGCACGGTCGTCACCAACCTGAATCCTCAGGAAGCGGCCGAGTACATGCTCGAAAAGCTCAGAGAGAAATTCATTATATAG
- a CDS encoding electron transfer flavoprotein subunit alpha/FixB family protein gives MDIQEYKGVYVFIQQVDNQVAGVSHELLGKAKELAAKLETEVTAILLGYGVSGLCKDLASYGADRIVMVDNKDLELYSTRPYAYAMCKVIEKYKPAIVLYGATAIGRDLAPRVAARIRTGLTADCTKLDIADDETKNLRMTRPAFGGNIMATIVCPDYRPQMATVRPGVMQKIKPIADAEAVVEKFDIEIPESEKDVQILDVVKKESHKMDIQDAKILVSGGRGMGCPENFKMLEECAKVLGGAVSSSRAAVDAGWVEKDIQVGQTGKTVRPNLYIACGISGAIQHLAGMEESDVIIAINKDESAPIFEVADYGIVGDATKIIPLFTEEVKKALAERKK, from the coding sequence ATGGATATTCAGGAATATAAAGGCGTTTACGTATTTATCCAGCAGGTAGATAACCAGGTTGCCGGTGTATCCCATGAGCTGCTCGGCAAAGCAAAAGAACTCGCTGCAAAATTGGAGACTGAAGTAACGGCCATTCTTCTTGGCTACGGTGTTTCCGGTCTCTGCAAAGACCTTGCAAGCTATGGCGCCGACAGAATCGTCATGGTCGACAACAAAGACCTTGAGCTGTATTCCACAAGGCCGTATGCTTATGCTATGTGCAAGGTTATTGAGAAATATAAGCCGGCTATCGTCCTTTACGGCGCAACCGCAATCGGCCGCGACCTCGCTCCGCGCGTAGCTGCCAGAATCCGCACCGGCCTTACGGCTGACTGCACGAAACTCGATATTGCAGATGACGAAACCAAGAATCTCCGCATGACCCGTCCTGCATTCGGCGGCAACATCATGGCAACCATCGTCTGCCCGGATTACCGTCCGCAGATGGCAACCGTTCGCCCGGGCGTTATGCAGAAGATTAAGCCGATTGCAGACGCAGAGGCTGTTGTTGAGAAATTCGATATTGAGATTCCGGAATCCGAGAAAGATGTTCAGATTCTCGATGTCGTGAAGAAAGAATCCCACAAGATGGACATTCAGGACGCAAAGATTCTGGTTTCCGGCGGACGCGGCATGGGCTGCCCCGAAAACTTCAAGATGCTCGAAGAATGCGCCAAAGTTCTCGGCGGAGCGGTCAGCTCCTCCAGAGCGGCTGTTGACGCCGGTTGGGTTGAGAAAGATATCCAGGTCGGTCAGACCGGTAAGACGGTTCGCCCGAACCTCTATATCGCCTGCGGCATTTCCGGTGCGATTCAGCACCTCGCCGGCATGGAAGAATCCGACGTCATCATTGCCATTAACAAGGATGAATCTGCGCCGATTTTTGAAGTTGCCGATTACGGCATTGTCGGAGACGCAACGAAGATTATCCCGCTTTTCACCGAAGAAGTCAAAAAAGCTCTGGCAGAACGCAAGAAATAA
- a CDS encoding serine/threonine protein kinase — MEFETGHKIKVADSGGFLTILSKLGEGGQGIVYRVEYCGQEYALKWFFPGSLKRPQEFLKNLKQNIQDGAPAPSFLWPLCVTEETEGSFGYLMKLRPKNYCSFTDILNAKQRIVKHSVRVNAALNIVESFMALHRQGKSYQDLNDGNFFINPEDGSVLICDNDNVAPYGVNLGIAGKCRYMAPEVVLGEQPGMQSDYFSLAVMLFLLLFLSHPLEGEKVLKSVCLTDEHEVRHYGTSPVFIFDPSNGSNRPVRGVHNNAIVLWPLYPEFIREAFIRSFTEGIRRKERRVSDNEWLRLFIRLRDEIVSCGCGCENFVVPTGGGADESLRCLSCGAELVHPLRLDVQKFSVALCPGNHLYACHTQKGSLDCRTVTGEVIRNKKKPTLWGVRNLSQAPWKAEMPDGTERTILPQEVLPIFRNVKINFGGDVQAEIT, encoded by the coding sequence ATGGAGTTTGAAACCGGACATAAGATAAAAGTCGCGGATTCCGGCGGCTTTCTCACGATTCTGTCGAAACTTGGGGAAGGCGGCCAGGGAATCGTTTACCGCGTGGAATACTGCGGGCAGGAGTATGCGCTGAAATGGTTCTTTCCGGGTTCCTTGAAACGCCCGCAAGAGTTCCTGAAAAATCTAAAGCAGAATATCCAGGACGGTGCCCCTGCGCCTTCTTTTCTGTGGCCTCTGTGCGTGACGGAGGAAACGGAGGGCAGCTTCGGCTACCTGATGAAGCTGCGGCCGAAGAATTACTGTAGCTTTACCGATATTCTCAATGCGAAACAACGAATCGTAAAGCACTCGGTTCGGGTTAATGCGGCACTGAATATTGTGGAAAGTTTTATGGCGCTGCACCGTCAGGGAAAGTCCTATCAAGACCTCAACGACGGCAACTTCTTCATCAATCCGGAGGACGGAAGTGTTCTCATCTGCGATAACGACAATGTTGCCCCTTACGGGGTAAATCTCGGCATTGCGGGGAAATGCCGCTACATGGCTCCGGAGGTCGTTCTTGGCGAGCAGCCCGGAATGCAGTCGGATTACTTCTCTCTTGCCGTCATGCTATTTCTCCTTTTGTTTCTTTCGCATCCGCTTGAGGGGGAGAAGGTGCTCAAAAGCGTCTGCCTGACAGATGAGCATGAGGTACGGCATTACGGAACTTCTCCGGTATTTATTTTCGACCCGTCGAATGGGAGCAACCGCCCCGTGCGCGGAGTACATAACAATGCCATCGTGCTTTGGCCTCTTTACCCGGAATTTATCCGCGAAGCGTTCATTCGTTCGTTTACGGAGGGAATCCGCCGCAAAGAGCGCCGCGTATCCGACAATGAATGGCTGCGCCTGTTTATCCGCCTGCGTGACGAGATTGTCTCGTGCGGCTGCGGCTGTGAGAATTTTGTCGTTCCTACCGGCGGCGGGGCAGACGAATCCTTGCGTTGCCTTTCCTGCGGAGCGGAACTGGTTCACCCGCTGCGGCTGGACGTGCAGAAGTTTTCTGTGGCACTTTGCCCGGGAAATCACCTCTATGCCTGCCATACGCAGAAAGGCAGTCTAGATTGTCGGACAGTAACCGGTGAGGTTATAAGAAACAAGAAAAAACCAACACTCTGGGGCGTTCGGAATCTGTCCCAAGCGCCTTGGAAAGCTGAAATGCCGGACGGAACCGAAAGAACCATTCTGCCGCAGGAAGTTCTTCCGATTTTCAGAAACGTAAAAATTAATTTCGGCGGCGATGTGCAGGCTGAAATTACCTGA
- a CDS encoding vWA domain-containing protein: MSNPFENTEGIAKRTMVLFFLVDTSGSMAGKKIGAVNDAIFNVLPEIRSISEDNADAEIKIAALTFSNGAKWVYDEPKPASEFEWPYVDADGLTDLGEAFRMLGEKLSRKAFMSDAEGSYAPAIFLMTDGEPTDDYEKALEDLKKNNWFRAAIKVAVAIGEESEINDDVLVEFTGTKEAVLRAHTPEALMKMIRLVSVTASKIGSQSSPVGQTSRQEAFTEQLNQQEQEWQPENALVDEDEGWN, from the coding sequence ATGTCCAATCCGTTTGAAAATACCGAAGGAATTGCAAAACGTACGATGGTTCTCTTCTTCCTTGTCGATACCTCGGGAAGTATGGCGGGAAAGAAAATCGGTGCGGTGAATGATGCAATCTTCAATGTCTTGCCTGAGATTCGGTCAATTTCCGAGGATAATGCTGACGCTGAGATTAAAATTGCTGCGCTCACGTTTTCTAATGGGGCAAAGTGGGTTTATGACGAGCCGAAACCAGCCAGTGAATTTGAGTGGCCCTACGTTGACGCGGACGGCCTGACGGATTTGGGAGAAGCATTCCGCATGCTGGGCGAAAAACTTTCCCGCAAAGCATTCATGAGCGATGCCGAAGGTTCCTATGCTCCGGCGATTTTTCTGATGACGGACGGAGAGCCGACCGACGATTACGAAAAAGCACTTGAAGATTTGAAAAAGAACAACTGGTTCCGTGCTGCCATTAAAGTTGCGGTTGCAATTGGGGAAGAAAGTGAAATTAACGACGATGTCTTGGTAGAGTTCACCGGCACAAAGGAAGCAGTTCTCCGCGCCCATACGCCGGAGGCCTTGATGAAGATGATTCGCCTTGTCTCCGTTACGGCGTCGAAAATCGGCAGCCAAAGCAGCCCTGTGGGCCAAACCAGCCGTCAGGAAGCATTTACCGAGCAGCTGAATCAGCAGGAACAAGAATGGCAGCCTGAGAACGCATTGGTGGATGAGGATGAAGGCTGGAACTGA
- a CDS encoding PP2C family serine/threonine-protein phosphatase: protein MKAGTDYRVPSHCLVDFHVTVRGASHTRKQQVCQDFSCSAHFGDSAAAAVADGHGDKRYFRSDVGSQLAASAALHAVREFVKREGRGLLSCEVDAKLEQLKKNIILSWNRKVAAHYASHPFSEEELSPLSEHRRELLRNGQLVETAYGTTLIAAAVTPYYWFGLQIGDGDCFAVCEGEKVFVPKEEGLIGNITTSLCEPDAYYKFHHIFGLEKPSAVVMTTDGVRNSFASREYYTDFMDQVIRQFSAGRKKKTSAELKSFLADMSERGSGDDLSVAGITETSFSDKRKSI, encoded by the coding sequence ATGAAGGCTGGAACTGATTATCGTGTGCCTTCGCACTGCCTTGTTGATTTTCATGTAACGGTGCGGGGAGCGTCCCATACGCGCAAGCAGCAGGTCTGTCAGGATTTTTCCTGTTCCGCCCATTTTGGGGACTCTGCGGCGGCAGCGGTTGCGGACGGGCATGGCGACAAGCGGTATTTTCGCAGCGACGTCGGCTCTCAGTTGGCGGCGTCTGCGGCGCTGCATGCAGTGCGTGAGTTTGTCAAGCGCGAAGGTAGAGGCTTATTGAGCTGCGAGGTCGATGCAAAGCTCGAGCAGTTGAAAAAGAATATTATTTTGAGCTGGAACCGGAAGGTTGCAGCGCATTATGCTTCTCATCCATTCAGCGAGGAGGAGCTTTCGCCCCTCTCCGAACACCGCAGAGAGCTTCTGCGCAATGGTCAACTTGTGGAGACCGCCTACGGAACGACTTTAATCGCCGCGGCGGTAACCCCCTACTATTGGTTCGGTTTGCAGATCGGCGACGGGGATTGCTTTGCCGTCTGTGAAGGGGAGAAGGTTTTCGTGCCGAAGGAAGAAGGACTTATCGGGAATATAACGACTTCTCTCTGTGAACCGGATGCGTATTATAAGTTTCACCACATCTTTGGGTTGGAGAAACCTTCTGCTGTTGTCATGACGACGGACGGTGTGCGGAATTCCTTCGCTTCCAGAGAGTATTACACCGATTTTATGGATCAGGTGATTCGTCAGTTCTCCGCTGGGAGAAAAAAGAAAACGTCGGCGGAGCTGAAAAGCTTTCTCGCCGATATGTCAGAACGCGGAAGCGGAGATGACCTTTCCGTCGCCGGAATCACAGAGACGAGCTTTTCGGATAAGCGAAAATCCATCTGA
- a CDS encoding SEL1-like repeat protein, which produces MNQAVVGVLNKIKETKGEEVFSNQRLFTALFKDFAKGEFKGELHLLSLAFREGIFQKLKENPSDWEEIRRHFRVRMSNEYCWTAEQTDFVVFCFLCVLGKASIPENVLELKRLQNEAENGDAAACYKLGLVYETAEDVTRDYEKAAFWFQRAASKGHLDAQNRLALCYYSGRGVQQDYSLAEYWWTQAAQRGHVMAQFNLGIRYSYGLGAKKDVRKAAHWFLQAARQGYADAQNCLGVIYRDGNGVKQNNSKAAYWFAKSAEQGCAGGACNLGQCYLLGRGVKQDGAKAVFWLKKAALLEDSRAQFLLAQCLEEGVGGQKDMEQALHWYFKAAGHGSGEALNRLGECCYYGIGVQRDRRQAEIFWEQAALRGMKKAAEYLKLLRYYKKKIPQSSVSGNGDAVNESRKEDGLASEIYKNM; this is translated from the coding sequence ATGAATCAGGCAGTTGTCGGTGTCCTCAACAAGATTAAGGAAACAAAAGGCGAAGAAGTCTTTTCCAATCAACGCCTTTTCACCGCGCTTTTCAAAGACTTTGCAAAAGGAGAATTTAAGGGAGAACTCCACTTGCTGAGTCTCGCGTTCCGGGAGGGTATATTTCAGAAACTGAAGGAAAATCCTTCCGATTGGGAGGAAATTCGCAGGCATTTCCGAGTCCGGATGAGCAATGAATATTGCTGGACAGCGGAACAAACCGATTTTGTCGTTTTCTGCTTTCTTTGCGTCCTTGGCAAAGCATCCATCCCCGAAAATGTGCTGGAACTCAAGCGGCTTCAGAATGAGGCAGAAAACGGGGATGCAGCCGCCTGCTACAAGCTTGGCCTTGTCTATGAAACCGCAGAAGATGTGACGCGTGATTATGAGAAGGCGGCGTTTTGGTTCCAAAGGGCCGCGAGCAAAGGACACCTGGACGCGCAGAACAGGCTCGCTTTGTGCTATTATTCGGGGCGCGGTGTTCAGCAGGACTACTCCCTAGCGGAATACTGGTGGACTCAAGCGGCACAGCGGGGCCATGTGATGGCGCAGTTCAATCTGGGAATCCGTTACAGCTACGGGTTGGGAGCGAAAAAAGACGTCCGCAAGGCAGCACATTGGTTTCTGCAGGCTGCTCGCCAGGGTTATGCCGATGCACAGAACTGCCTCGGTGTCATATACCGCGATGGAAACGGAGTAAAACAAAACAACAGCAAAGCAGCATACTGGTTTGCAAAATCGGCGGAGCAGGGTTGCGCCGGAGGGGCGTGCAACCTTGGACAATGCTACCTTTTGGGCCGTGGCGTGAAGCAGGATGGCGCCAAAGCGGTTTTTTGGCTGAAAAAAGCAGCTTTGCTGGAAGATTCGCGCGCGCAGTTTCTGCTCGCTCAGTGCTTGGAGGAAGGCGTCGGCGGGCAAAAAGATATGGAGCAGGCGCTGCACTGGTATTTTAAGGCAGCCGGTCACGGCAGCGGTGAAGCGCTGAACCGTCTTGGCGAGTGCTGCTATTATGGCATCGGGGTCCAGCGGGACCGCAGACAGGCCGAAATATTTTGGGAACAGGCGGCCTTGCGCGGTATGAAGAAAGCGGCGGAATATCTGAAGCTCCTGCGATATTATAAAAAGAAAATCCCGCAGTCGTCTGTCAGCGGAAACGGCGATGCGGTTAATGAGAGTCGGAAGGAAGATGGTTTGGCCTCAGAAATTTACAAGAATATGTAA
- a CDS encoding flavin reductase, with translation MTVDVLNILTYGMYAIGVKRGNKVSACIVNTVQQVAYNPNIIAVSMSHNNFSNECIREEGIFTVSVLSEDTSGAVIGALGFSSGRDTDKLKNIHYRVLAEGVPVIEENICCWFLCKVVSSVETASHTIYLAEVVAGSDTVQGKPMTYEYYHRVIKGRAPKNAPTYREDSPKKESNSESWVCTICGYVYNDPAIPFEQLPEDWVCPICGAPKSSFRRAGTT, from the coding sequence TTGACAGTCGATGTACTGAATATACTAACCTACGGCATGTATGCAATCGGCGTGAAACGCGGGAATAAAGTTTCTGCTTGCATTGTCAATACTGTTCAGCAGGTTGCTTATAATCCCAATATTATTGCTGTCAGCATGAGTCACAACAATTTCAGTAACGAGTGCATTCGCGAGGAAGGTATTTTCACAGTTTCCGTTCTTTCGGAAGATACCTCCGGGGCGGTTATTGGAGCTCTTGGTTTCAGTTCCGGACGTGACACAGATAAGCTCAAGAACATTCATTACCGTGTTCTCGCGGAAGGTGTTCCTGTTATTGAGGAAAATATTTGTTGTTGGTTCCTCTGTAAAGTGGTTTCCAGCGTGGAAACCGCATCTCATACTATTTACTTGGCGGAAGTGGTTGCAGGCAGCGATACCGTTCAAGGCAAACCGATGACATATGAGTATTATCATCGCGTGATTAAAGGCCGTGCTCCGAAAAATGCTCCTACTTATAGGGAGGATAGTCCGAAAAAGGAGTCAAATTCCGAAAGTTGGGTCTGCACCATTTGCGGATATGTTTATAACGATCCCGCTATTCCATTTGAACAATTGCCGGAAGATTGGGTTTGCCCCATTTGCGGGGCCCCGAAATCCTCGTTCCGACGGGCCGGCACAACATAA
- the uraA gene encoding uracil permease → MKKKIIQVEEVPPILEAIPLSLQHMFAMFSASVLVPNLIGINPAVVLFMNGVGTLIYLLISKGKAPAYLGSSFAFIAPAGIVIATQGLGYSYALGGFVVTGAVFCLVALIIHFCGTRWIDVILPPAAMGAVVALIGLELAGNAAEMGGLILTDTYTQIDPKKVAVFLITLCVAVFGNVLFRRFFAVIPILIAIVVGYIAAACFGLVDWQLVDQAPIFAVPNFQPAKFNWTAISVILPAAVVVVSEHIGHQIVTGKIIGRDILKDPGLDRTLLGDGVSTMLSGLVGSVPTTTYGENIGVMAMTGVYSVWVIGGAAVISMVIAFFGKVSAVIQSIPGPVMGGVSFLLYGMIAASGLRLLVEQKVDYSRSRNLVMSSVVLVTGLSGAFIQIGQVQLKGMSLGACVAMLLGFIFWLIDKFHLANDYADAPEEEVAQVEGENV, encoded by the coding sequence ATGAAGAAAAAAATCATTCAGGTCGAAGAAGTACCCCCCATTCTGGAAGCAATCCCGCTTAGTCTGCAGCACATGTTTGCCATGTTCAGCGCGTCGGTGCTCGTGCCGAACCTTATCGGCATTAACCCGGCCGTTGTGCTTTTCATGAACGGCGTCGGCACACTGATTTATCTTCTGATTTCAAAGGGCAAAGCCCCGGCATATCTTGGTTCTAGCTTTGCCTTTATTGCACCTGCCGGAATTGTTATAGCAACCCAAGGATTGGGATACAGTTACGCACTCGGCGGATTTGTCGTGACCGGTGCTGTATTCTGTTTGGTAGCACTCATCATTCATTTCTGCGGAACCAGATGGATTGACGTCATTCTTCCGCCTGCGGCCATGGGAGCGGTCGTTGCATTAATCGGTCTCGAACTTGCCGGAAACGCCGCTGAAATGGGCGGGCTGATCCTTACGGATACCTACACGCAAATCGACCCCAAAAAGGTTGCTGTTTTCCTGATTACACTTTGCGTGGCAGTTTTCGGAAATGTATTGTTCCGCCGCTTCTTTGCGGTAATTCCGATTTTGATTGCAATTGTTGTAGGCTACATTGCAGCCGCCTGCTTCGGACTTGTGGATTGGCAACTGGTGGACCAGGCTCCGATCTTCGCAGTTCCGAATTTCCAGCCGGCAAAGTTTAACTGGACGGCAATTTCGGTCATCCTTCCGGCAGCGGTGGTTGTCGTTTCCGAGCATATCGGCCACCAGATCGTCACAGGAAAAATCATTGGCCGTGACATTCTCAAAGACCCGGGCCTTGACCGCACGCTTTTGGGCGACGGCGTTTCCACTATGCTGTCTGGTTTAGTAGGTTCCGTCCCGACGACGACCTACGGCGAGAATATCGGCGTCATGGCGATGACAGGTGTTTACAGTGTCTGGGTCATTGGCGGTGCGGCCGTGATTTCGATGGTAATTGCCTTCTTTGGCAAGGTTTCCGCTGTGATTCAGTCCATTCCGGGCCCGGTAATGGGCGGCGTAAGCTTCCTGCTTTACGGAATGATTGCGGCTTCCGGTTTGCGCCTGCTCGTGGAACAGAAGGTCGATTACAGCCGTTCGCGCAACCTTGTCATGTCGAGCGTTGTGCTGGTAACGGGACTTTCAGGCGCATTCATTCAGATTGGCCAGGTACAGCTCAAAGGTATGTCCCTCGGTGCATGCGTCGCTATGCTGCTTGGCTTTATCTTCTGGCTCATTGATAAATTCCATCTGGCAAACGACTACGCAGATGCTCCCGAAGAAGAAGTTGCGCAAGTAGAGGGCGAAAACGTCTGA